In the Malassezia vespertilionis chromosome 3, complete sequence genome, one interval contains:
- the GUF1 gene encoding Translation factor guf1 mitochondrial (COG:J; EggNog:ENOG503NVHB), which yields MRGAAGAVRTVLPYDTLETRSFSIIAHIDHGKSTLADRLLEHTQTIPSDGSNKQVLDKLKVERERGITVKSQAVSMLYKDPNRTDTKPILLNLIDTPGHVDFAYEVRRSLSVCQSALLVVDATQGIQAQSISVFKIAQQCGVKIIPVLNKVDLPASNPARCVAQLSDILGIDMADPANAPLLVSAKTGEGVDKVLHALISRTQPLLGVEGGAIEQRGLHGLRALVFDSWYDKYRGVIALTSIVDGAVRKGDHIASMHTGKKYEVLDLGVHHPGPISTPVLRKGQVGWIITNMKDTEEASVGDTFHRVGERIEALPGFRPAVPTVFAGIFPTAKTDFLKLEDAIQRLAINDRSITMQRESMMALGQGYRLGFLGTLHLDVFRQRLEDEYGHEIIVTTPTVPFRITYKNGAQVLCSNPVEFPDESVRKTHVADMQEPTVLGSLVCPEEYTGAMMELCAEHRGEQLDIDFSNAGATQVHMLYKLPLAEVVTDFFDKLKSRSSGFASFDYEDGDYASSDLIKLRFLVANAPVDALELVLHRSKAVQYARMWVKKLKDAIPRQQFEIKIQACAGSKVLASETQSAYRKDVTAGLYGGHYERKLKHLNKQKEGKKKLKAMSLGRVRVPQEVFVKILDTRKK from the exons atgcgcggtgctgcaggTGCTGTCCGCACTGTGCTGC CGTACGATACGCTTGAGACGCGCTCCTTTTCCATCATTGCGCATATCGACCACGGCAAATCAACGCTTGCCGACCGCCTGCTGGAGCATACCCAGACCATTCCCAGTGACGGAAGCAACAAGCAGGTTCTCGATAAACTCAaagtcgagcgcgagcgcggcatcACAGTCAAGTCGCAGGCAGTGAGCATGCTGTACAAAGATCCCAACCGCACCGATACCAAACCGATCCTGCTCAACTTGATTGATACTCCAGGTCATGTCGAT TTTGCCTACGAAGTCCGCCGAAGCCTCTCGGTGTGCCAATCTGCTCTGTTGGTCGTGGATGCCACGC AGGGAATCCAAGCACAGTCGATCTCCGTATTCAAGATTGCACAGCAGTGTGGCGTAAAGATCATCCCCGTGCTGAACAAGGTCGATTTGCCCGCCTCAAACCCTGCGCggtgcgttgcgcagctgaGCGATATATTGGGCATCGACATGGCCGATCCcgcgaatgcgccgctgctggtgAGTGCAAAAACAGGAGAGGGCGTCGACAAGGTGCTGCACGCTCTAATTTCGCGCACACAGCCGCTTTTAGGCGTCGAGGGCGGCGCGATAGAACAGCGCGGCCTGCACGGCCTACGCGCGCTCGTATTTGACAGCTGGTACGACAAGTACCGCGGCGTGATTGCACTGACGAGCATTGTGGATGGCGCCGTACGCAAAGGCGATCACATTGCATCGATGCACACGGGCAAAAAGTACGAAGTGTTGGATCTTGGCGTGCACCATCCAGGCCCCATTTCCACGCCGGTGTTGCGCAAAGGCCAGGTTGGGTGGATCATTACCAACATGAAAGACACGGAGGAAGCGAGCGTCGGCGACACTTTCCACCGCGTTGGCGAACgcatcgaggcgctgccTGGGTTCCGCCCCGCGGTGCCGACGGTGTTTGCCGGCATCTTTCCCACCGCCAAGACCGACTTTCTCAAGCTCGAGGACGCCATTCAGCGGCTTGCGATCAATGACCGCTCCAtcacgatgcagcgcgaatCCATGAtggcgcttggccaggGCTACCGCCTCGGCTTCCTCGGCACCCTGCACCTGGACGTGTTTCGCCAAAGGCTCGAGGACGAGTACGGACACGAGATCATAGTCACGACTCCCACGGTGCCCTTTCGCATCACGTACAAAAACGGTGCGCAAGTCCTCTGCTCCAACCCCGTCGAATTTCCCGACGAGTCTGTGCGAAAAACGCACGTTGCGGATATGCAAGAGCCGACCGTGCTCGGCTCGCTGGTATGCCCCGAGGAATACACTGGCGCAATGATGGAGCTGTGTGCAGAGCACCGCGGCGAACAGCTCGACATCGACTTCTCCAATGCAGGCGCCACGCAAGTGCATATGCTGTACAAACTTCCGCTAGCCGAAGTCGTAACCGAC TTCTTTGACAAGCTCAAATCGCGCTCTTCTGGATTTGCCTCGTTCGACTACGAGGACGGCGACTATGCGTCATCTGACCTGATCAAGCTGCGTTTCCTCGTGGCCAATGCGCCGGTAGACGCCTTGGAGCTCGTACTGCATCGCTCCAAGGCGGTGCAGTATGCGCGAATGTGGGTTAAGAAACTCAAGGACGCCATCCCGCGCCAGCAATTCGAGATCAAGATCCAGGCATGTGCTGGCAGCAAAGTGCTTGCGAGCGAGACACAGAGTGCATACCGCAAAGACGTCACCGCAGGACTGTACGGCGGGCATTATGAGCGCAAGCTCAAGCATCTAAATAAACAAAAAGAGGGCAAGAAGAAGCTCAAGGCCATGTCGCTGGGCAGggtgcgtgtgccgcaagAGGTGTTTGTGAAGATCCTCGATACGCGCAAGAAATAG